CCAAGGGAGGTTGGCTGGATTGCGTTCTTCGAGAACCTTAATTTTCTTGCCGTTGACGGTCAGGCCTTCGCTGTCGAATTCGACCGTGCCTGGGAAGCGGCGGTGCGTGCTGTCGTACTTCAGCAGCGTCGCGAGCATTTCGTTGTCGGTCAGGTCGTTGATCGCGACAACTTCGAACTCCTCAGGACGAGAAATCATGTTGCGGAAGGTGAGTCGACCGATGCGTCCAAAACCGTTGATTGCAACCTTTACTGCCACGGTACGTATTCTCCTGAGGGGGTAATGCGTTGAGCGGCGATCGATTCGCCGCAGTGATTCGTTGTTATTTGCGTCCCATGGGGACATGCCAAGCGGGGCGTTTTCTCGGCAACACTCACACGCCGTGGGGCGTGTCCCGGCAGGCAAGACTTCCGTGCCTAGAACTGCGAGGTTAGCGCCAAGCGAATTTATCGATGCTTGCGTCGCTTTCCTAGAGAAGGCGATTATACGACCCCTTAATTTGATGCACAAGCGGCATAAGGGAATGCCCGTGGAAGTCGGCGTGTTACTCCGTAAGGGGTTTCATTGCCCCGATATGCACAGCGCAGCGGACGCTAGGGCTCCACAGTACGGAGTCTCCGAACTGCTTCACGGAAAGTTTATGCCGAGACGGCTTCTCACAGTGTTGTCAGCACAATCAACGGGAGCCCTGCCAGCGGATATCCGGGCTTATCGAGCTAGGGCCGTTGGATGATTATGCGAGTTGCCGGAGGCGGGCGATTTGTCGGCCGAGGATGAGTCGCTTAAAGAGAGGGATTCGAGGTTATCTTGACCCAGCCCCAGAAAGCGATGAACACCATACATCACCGCAGCGACGGCACACCAAGCAGCAGGATAAGCCAAAATCCCGGGGCCGAGCACGATTGAGCCGAGCAGGCACCATAGGACAACAATGGAGCTTAGTAGGGTAACTAATTTCATCGCGATTCATCTCCTTGGCCGTTGCGTGACCATTCCACTCCTCGGAATGTTTGCTATGTCACTTGTGGAAAATAAATCCACGTTAGTGGGGTTCTATGGCAATTATATGCACAGAGTAGGTTTCGGAGCTACACAAACTTAGTCTGCAAAAAGGAAGCCGTACGGGGATCGTTAAAGTGATTAGCCCGAATTCCTGCCATTTTGGGGAGTAAATGGCTGGGTTAAGCTACTTGCGGTCGGTTATCCTAGGCGGACACTCAGCTAAGACGCGGCCACCTAGGAGGAACCTGATGACCGAAACCGACCAGCCAGCCCAACACGACAACAGCGTGCAAGGCCTGATCCTTATTCTTCTGGGTATCTTTCTGGGCGTTCTGCTCGGGCTGTTCTACGGCAAGACGATGTGGCAAGCCTCGGAAGGGCCTGAGAAGCTGCAGACTCGGCTTGAGCAAACCATCGAACAGAAAGAGAAAGATGCAACGCGCTTTCGGAAACAGGCGGAAGAAGCCCAAGATCCCCAAGAGCAACAGCGGCTGAATCAAGAGGCCGGTCGACTGGAGGGGCACATTCCGATGATCGAGAATCGGCTCGATCGTTTGAAAAAAGAGATCCAGGTTATCGATGCCGACAAGGCAGCCGGAAAATATGGGTTGGCCCAAACGGTTTGGATCTTCTGCGAATTCTGTGGTGACCTCTTCCTACAAGTGCTCAAACTGTTGGTGATTCCCTTAGTGGTAACCAGCATGATCAGTGGCATCACCTCGCTGGGCGATATTCGCAAGATGGGACGTGTTGGTCTCTCGACCATCATTTATTACTTCAGCACCGGGGCAATCGCCGTATTCATCGGTATTGTCCTGGTGGTCATCATCCAACCAGGGATCTCCGCTGACGATACGTTCGCCTACCGAACTGACACGGTCGAGGCGAAAGAGGGACAGACAACCATGGAGGTCTTCCTTGACGTATTCCGCGGTCGCAAGGGGGATCCGGGTAGCGGCATGTTTCCGTCGAATCTGTTTGAGGCGGCGACCAATACCAACGTTTTGGCACTTATTGTGTTTGCCATCGTGTTTGGCGGAGCACTGACAACGCTGGGTGAGGAAGGGATGCTTGTAATTCGCTTCTTCAATGTCTGTAACGAAGCGGTCATGAAGATGGTCCACTTGGTGATGCTGTTTGCGCCGATCGGGATCTTCGGATTGGTCTCGGCCAATATCGCTAAGAACGGTGGTGGGGCTGGCTTCCTCGAGCAATTACATGCGATTGGCTGGTACGTGGCAACGGTTGTTGTTGGCCTACTGATTCATGCGATCGTGCTCGGTACCCTTCTGTGGACATTGGGTAAACGGAACCCTTTCATTTACACGTTCAATTTGCTGCGAGCTTTGCTGACATCGGTGAGCACAGCCAGCAGTGCCGCGACTCTGCCGGTTACCATGGAATGTGTGGAAGAAAACAACGGTGTCTCGAATCGAGCGGCGTCGTTTGTTTTGCCATTAGGGGCAACGATCAATATGGATGGAACGGCACTTTATGAAGCGGTCGCCGTGATCTTTATCGCACAAACACTAGGGATCGATCTCAACATGGCTGACCTAGTGATCGTCTTCTTAACCGCGTCACTCGCAGCGGTTGGTGCGGCAGGTATTCCAGAGGCCGGCTTGGTGACAATGGTGATCGTGCTGCAAGCGGTTGGTTTGCCG
The genomic region above belongs to Blastopirellula marina and contains:
- a CDS encoding dicarboxylate/amino acid:cation symporter yields the protein MTETDQPAQHDNSVQGLILILLGIFLGVLLGLFYGKTMWQASEGPEKLQTRLEQTIEQKEKDATRFRKQAEEAQDPQEQQRLNQEAGRLEGHIPMIENRLDRLKKEIQVIDADKAAGKYGLAQTVWIFCEFCGDLFLQVLKLLVIPLVVTSMISGITSLGDIRKMGRVGLSTIIYYFSTGAIAVFIGIVLVVIIQPGISADDTFAYRTDTVEAKEGQTTMEVFLDVFRGRKGDPGSGMFPSNLFEAATNTNVLALIVFAIVFGGALTTLGEEGMLVIRFFNVCNEAVMKMVHLVMLFAPIGIFGLVSANIAKNGGGAGFLEQLHAIGWYVATVVVGLLIHAIVLGTLLWTLGKRNPFIYTFNLLRALLTSVSTASSAATLPVTMECVEENNGVSNRAASFVLPLGATINMDGTALYEAVAVIFIAQTLGIDLNMADLVIVFLTASLAAVGAAGIPEAGLVTMVIVLQAVGLPMTGIGTILAIDWFLDRLRTTVNVYGDACGAGIIDTMVVQKQAATPAAVTD